Proteins from a single region of Gemmatimonadaceae bacterium:
- a CDS encoding prepilin-type N-terminal cleavage/methylation domain-containing protein, protein MRTNIRPGFTLIELLVVVVIIGVLAAIAIPKFAGVKEKAYVAAMKSDLRNLATYEESYAADSSGLYFSGTSANPASMQGFVASQNVDVTATAAAGPPPGWSASASHTLTTKTCSSSSAGLITCT, encoded by the coding sequence ATGCGAACCAATATCAGGCCGGGCTTCACCCTTATTGAACTTCTTGTCGTGGTTGTCATTATTGGCGTACTCGCCGCAATCGCGATTCCGAAATTTGCCGGCGTCAAGGAAAAAGCCTATGTAGCTGCGATGAAATCCGATCTCCGCAATCTTGCCACGTACGAGGAAAGCTACGCGGCCGATAGCTCCGGACTTTATTTCTCGGGAACGAGCGCCAACCCCGCGTCGATGCAGGGTTTCGTAGCGTCCCAGAATGTGGACGTAACAGCCACGGCGGCTGCTGGTCCTCCGCCGGGCTGGAGCGCATCCGCAAGCCATACTCTTACCACCAAAACGTGTTCCTCATCCTCTGCCGGCCTTATCACGTGCACCTGA
- a CDS encoding Re/Si-specific NAD(P)(+) transhydrogenase subunit alpha — translation MRIAVPAEVQKGEKRVALVPEVVASLAKAGHSIEVQSGAGLRAGFTDEAYSAAGATVVGDAGAVYRGAEMVLKVQRPERTEFGSSEFDLLRDGSVLIGLLNPAGDPSFFSDLARRDITACSMELVPRTTRAQMMDALSSQSTVAGYKAVLLAANALQKFFPMLMTAAGTVRPAKVLVVGAGVAGLQAIATARRIGAVVEAFDTRPVVKEQVKSLGATFVELDVGSDDAQDAGGYARELKEEHIRREMELIHKHALLADVIITTALVPGRRAPLLVSAETVAAMKPGSVIVDLAGEQGGNCELTVPGQHIEQHGVTIIAPLNISSELSFHASQMYSRNIAALVTHLAPNGQLELNLDDDITSAVCVTAAGAVRNESVVNRMKESTS, via the coding sequence ATGCGAATCGCGGTACCAGCCGAAGTTCAGAAGGGCGAGAAGCGGGTTGCGCTCGTGCCGGAAGTCGTGGCATCGCTGGCGAAGGCTGGCCACTCCATAGAAGTTCAGTCGGGTGCGGGGCTGCGCGCCGGATTCACTGACGAAGCGTATTCAGCGGCTGGGGCAACGGTTGTCGGAGACGCAGGGGCTGTCTACCGCGGCGCGGAGATGGTTCTCAAGGTGCAGCGTCCGGAACGAACGGAGTTCGGCAGCAGCGAATTCGATTTGCTGCGTGACGGCTCGGTGCTGATCGGACTGCTCAATCCCGCCGGCGACCCATCGTTCTTCAGCGATCTCGCCAGGCGCGACATAACTGCATGCAGCATGGAACTGGTACCGCGCACCACCAGAGCGCAGATGATGGATGCGCTCTCGTCACAGAGTACGGTTGCCGGTTACAAGGCAGTCCTGCTGGCTGCCAACGCGCTGCAGAAATTTTTTCCGATGCTGATGACCGCCGCGGGCACGGTGCGGCCAGCGAAGGTGCTCGTCGTCGGAGCTGGCGTAGCCGGGCTTCAGGCAATTGCGACAGCAAGGCGGATCGGCGCTGTCGTAGAAGCGTTCGATACACGACCAGTTGTAAAGGAGCAGGTGAAAAGCCTTGGCGCGACATTTGTCGAGCTTGACGTAGGGTCAGATGATGCACAGGACGCCGGCGGCTATGCCAGGGAGCTGAAGGAAGAACACATCCGCCGCGAGATGGAACTGATTCACAAGCACGCGCTCCTTGCCGATGTGATAATCACCACCGCGCTCGTGCCCGGCAGACGGGCCCCCTTACTGGTCTCCGCAGAGACAGTAGCTGCGATGAAACCGGGATCAGTCATCGTTGATCTTGCCGGCGAGCAGGGCGGCAACTGCGAGTTAACGGTACCAGGACAGCATATCGAGCAGCACGGGGTGACGATCATCGCCCCTTTGAATATTTCCAGTGAACTTTCGTTTCATGCCAGCCAGATGTATTCGCGAAACATCGCGGCGCTGGTAACCCATCTGGCGCCCAACGGGCAACTCGAGTTGAATCTCGATGATGATATCACGAGTGCCGTGTGTGTCACTGCGGCGGGCGCGGTACGCAACGAGTCAGTCGTCAACCGCATGAAAGAGTCAACCTCATGA
- a CDS encoding NAD(P) transhydrogenase subunit alpha — MSVELVLGIYVFVLAMFVGFEVIARVPSVLHTPLMSATNAIHGIVVLGAMLVAGAADTPLLHALGFIAVVFGAANVFGGFVVTDRMLEMFRKKERDKPHD, encoded by the coding sequence ATGAGCGTGGAGCTGGTGCTCGGCATCTATGTTTTTGTTCTCGCGATGTTCGTTGGATTCGAGGTCATTGCGCGGGTGCCGTCCGTGCTTCACACCCCATTGATGTCTGCCACCAATGCCATTCACGGCATTGTCGTGCTTGGTGCGATGCTCGTCGCTGGTGCCGCCGACACTCCCCTGCTTCACGCACTTGGATTCATTGCGGTTGTGTTTGGCGCTGCCAATGTATTCGGCGGGTTTGTCGTCACCGACCGGATGCTCGAGATGTTCCGCAAGAAGGAGCGGGATAAGCCCCATGACTGA
- a CDS encoding NAD(P)(+) transhydrogenase (Re/Si-specific) subunit beta, with product MTDYRGSAIAISYIVAAVLFIFGLKRLSSPATARSGNRVAAAGMALALGATLLDQQILSFWSIATGTLLGAAIGTYFARTVQMTAMPQMVALFNGMGGATAALVSLAEYLRLDAGATSAGTGEATSIVLGTMIGAVSFTGSIVAFAKLQEILPGKPLQFSMQRLINALLLLGIAVFGAAVVAGSGGTAALWLIFVLSLALGALFVLPIGGGDMPVVISILNSLTGLAAALTGFVLHNQMLVVAGVLVGASGTLLTLLMSKAMNRSVANVLFGAFGGGAAGESSSQASGTLLPIRQTTAEDTAIALAYARTVVIVPGYGLAVAEAQHTVRELATDLEKRGVTVKYAIHPVAGRMPGHMNVLLAEANVPYDQLLEMEQVNGEFPQTDVVLVVGANDVVNPAARDDPSSSIYGMPILDVDRARNIIVLKRSMGHGFAGIENALFHHEKTRMLFGDARKSLTAVGQAIKEV from the coding sequence ATGACTGACTACCGCGGTTCGGCGATCGCAATCAGCTACATCGTGGCCGCCGTTCTTTTCATCTTTGGTCTCAAGCGGCTGAGTTCACCCGCTACCGCTCGCTCTGGAAACAGAGTTGCGGCTGCCGGCATGGCATTGGCCCTTGGCGCGACACTGCTCGACCAGCAGATCCTGTCATTCTGGTCAATTGCAACCGGAACGTTGCTCGGCGCTGCTATCGGGACGTATTTCGCGCGCACGGTCCAGATGACCGCGATGCCGCAGATGGTGGCGCTGTTCAACGGGATGGGGGGCGCAACGGCCGCACTTGTCTCGCTCGCCGAATACCTGCGGCTCGATGCAGGTGCAACCAGCGCCGGAACCGGAGAGGCGACGTCGATCGTGCTGGGTACCATGATCGGAGCTGTCTCGTTTACCGGCAGCATCGTTGCGTTCGCCAAGTTGCAGGAGATCCTGCCCGGCAAACCGTTGCAGTTCTCGATGCAACGCTTGATCAATGCCCTGCTACTTCTTGGAATCGCAGTTTTTGGTGCAGCAGTTGTAGCGGGCAGCGGTGGTACCGCCGCGCTCTGGCTGATCTTTGTGCTATCGCTCGCGTTGGGCGCACTGTTCGTGCTGCCGATCGGCGGCGGTGACATGCCGGTAGTGATTTCCATTCTCAATTCGCTCACTGGACTCGCGGCCGCGCTGACGGGTTTCGTGCTGCACAACCAGATGCTGGTGGTTGCCGGTGTGCTCGTCGGGGCGTCGGGCACGCTGCTGACACTATTGATGAGCAAGGCGATGAACAGATCCGTGGCAAACGTTCTCTTCGGGGCGTTTGGCGGCGGCGCCGCGGGCGAATCATCTTCCCAGGCGTCAGGTACGCTTCTCCCGATTCGCCAAACGACCGCCGAAGACACGGCGATTGCTCTTGCTTATGCACGCACGGTAGTAATTGTCCCAGGCTACGGACTCGCTGTCGCTGAGGCTCAGCACACGGTGCGGGAGCTCGCCACCGATCTCGAGAAGCGAGGGGTGACCGTCAAATACGCCATTCACCCCGTGGCCGGTCGCATGCCGGGACACATGAATGTGCTGCTTGCCGAAGCGAATGTCCCGTACGACCAGCTGCTCGAGATGGAACAGGTGAACGGAGAGTTTCCGCAGACTGATGTAGTACTCGTCGTTGGCGCGAACGATGTCGTGAATCCCGCAGCTCGGGATGATCCTTCGAGTTCGATCTATGGTATGCCGATTCTGGATGTCGATCGCGCCCGCAACATCATCGTGCTCAAACGAAGCATGGGACATGGGTTTGCGGGAATCGAAAACGCCTTGTTCCACCATGAAAAGACGCGAATGCTGTTTGGGGACGCGAGGAAGTCGCTCACCGCGGTAGGCCAGGCGATCAAGGAAGTGTGA
- a CDS encoding cation diffusion facilitator family transporter: MTTTPTRLIRSAQLGMLVNAVLAIVKLVAGILGNTYALVADAVESTADIFASLVVWGGLRMAGRDPDEEHPFGYGKAESLAAAVVSVMLLGASVGIAIEAVREIRTPHNTPAPWTLLVIVGVLIVKFALFRRTAAIGAEARSTAVSADAWHHASDAITSAAAFIGISIALWGGPGWEQADDWAALFASCLIFYNGILLVRPALHDLMDGMPGDDIVSPVRNAAEGVPGVMAVEKLTARKAGLVYYVDIHVQADAGMSLHDSHGLSGAVKSAIRAAAPQVRDVLVHMEPYDGEETGSVKTH; encoded by the coding sequence ATGACCACAACTCCGACGCGACTTATTCGCAGCGCCCAGCTCGGAATGCTCGTCAATGCCGTCCTCGCGATAGTGAAGCTCGTTGCTGGGATTCTTGGCAACACCTACGCGCTGGTCGCTGACGCTGTTGAATCGACGGCTGATATTTTTGCATCGCTGGTGGTGTGGGGCGGCCTCAGAATGGCCGGCCGCGATCCGGATGAAGAACACCCCTTTGGATACGGCAAAGCCGAGTCGCTCGCGGCCGCCGTTGTGTCGGTCATGCTGCTCGGCGCCTCGGTCGGAATCGCAATCGAAGCGGTGCGGGAAATCCGAACGCCGCACAATACTCCCGCACCCTGGACACTACTCGTCATCGTTGGCGTCCTGATTGTCAAATTCGCCCTCTTTCGCCGCACGGCGGCCATCGGTGCGGAGGCACGCAGCACCGCCGTAAGCGCCGATGCCTGGCATCATGCGAGCGACGCAATCACATCTGCGGCAGCTTTCATAGGCATCAGTATTGCCCTCTGGGGCGGGCCTGGATGGGAACAGGCCGACGACTGGGCCGCATTGTTCGCCTCGTGTCTCATTTTCTACAACGGCATCCTGCTGGTACGGCCGGCGCTGCACGATCTGATGGACGGAATGCCGGGTGACGATATCGTGAGCCCGGTACGAAATGCCGCCGAGGGCGTGCCCGGAGTCATGGCGGTGGAGAAACTGACGGCCCGCAAAGCTGGACTGGTCTACTACGTAGATATCCATGTGCAGGCCGATGCCGGTATGTCCCTGCACGATTCTCATGGGCTGAGTGGCGCCGTGAAAAGCGCTATTCGCGCGGCGGCCCCACAGGTACGCGATGTGCTCGTACACATGGAACCTTACGACGGAGAGGAGACAGGCTCGGTTAAGACCCACTGA
- a CDS encoding serine/threonine-protein kinase translates to MQASTARLPDAARVTQGDSSGSPAGNAPRILAGHYRMERELGRGGMATVFLCTDLRDDRRVAFKVLNPDLGNTVTRERFLREIKFVSELDHPSIPKVIEAGVIGEDPFYVMTYVTGESLRARLDGERQLPIGEVIRIATGILQPMSYAHERSIVHRDIKPDNILLSDDRVIVLDFGIARAVVASGGDRLTLTGMAVGTPAYMSPEQAVGDRELDLRSDIYSLGCVVYEMIAGVAPFTGASPQILMFRRFSETPRALSETRGDVPEALERAVSKAMAKKAEDRWHTAEAFAEALTAAGVTVPASETIDSAAGDPGQVATTESRRADGLLDQLRSSFAGTYSVEEEMKGGGMSRLFLATDPELGRRVVIKILPPELTSQMMLARFRRESEVTARLQHPHILPVISAGVRDGLAHYVMPFFEGESLRGRLQREGKLSIGDGVRILREVAAALSYAHKQGVVHRDIKPENILIQDGHAVLADFGIAAALGGLGKESGGERLTGTGMSLGTVGYMAPEQALGEKNVDARADIYAVGVVGYEIFAGAPPFTGVNDQAVLVAHLTRDAVRLDDVREDTPAAVSEAIAKAMQKDPDARYQTAAEFRDALEAAGGVTVGRTRVSPLRAIRKLPLKWKAGIPAAALVAAAVIAMAVRYRADSVATEAVTIAIAPFNALGTGLELWREGMVDVMARNLDGAGPLRTVSPTVALKGFTTPATRQSATELARRTNADYAIFGRVVGSSIDSVRLYATLVNVATDVAWDYEGRDANVESAADKFTLAVLAELEKTHRIGALRQSSLGSASVPAIRAFLQGEQFYRRSSWDSASVSYARAIGFDSNFSIALRRAAKVAGWQRNGNDSLSRIFKLRAGRANRGLSPRDSLLVVADSLSASIATQSLDSLNWNDARRLFATVNQAAVRYPNDPDVWYAVGEARFHTGFGSGVAVSERDALHAFDRAIALDSAFSPAYVHAIELGFTLDGVAAGRRYLSAYRALNPTDEDAVGYTILDEVVRAGRLSPAVTDSVLDRALTNAVFAAWYPIRRWPDSAETALRLLQSIARRPRNSPSFASDSGLLQRYLPSSLAYRGRFSEAYLELGNRPSLLFVEMALLGAIPRDTASAVFARWRNEGAPHAYSALRWLADHREIAAIQELASSADSATRSGGTVGQRAARYKGESARAYLSLAKGDTTDALKRFNALPDTLCMRCYLDRLTTAQLLAARGRLQEAAALTRERINSLLTPSEVWIALERGRLAAKLGKRSEAARAFALVVDAWSRGDPSVQPMVASARAGLEAARGATAAAR, encoded by the coding sequence GTGCAGGCCTCTACTGCACGCCTCCCTGATGCAGCCCGCGTGACTCAGGGCGATAGTTCAGGCTCTCCTGCTGGCAATGCCCCGCGAATTCTGGCCGGCCACTACCGCATGGAACGGGAGCTCGGTCGGGGCGGAATGGCGACGGTCTTTCTCTGCACCGACCTGCGTGACGACCGCCGGGTAGCCTTCAAGGTCCTTAACCCCGACCTCGGCAATACCGTCACGCGTGAGAGGTTCTTGCGCGAAATAAAGTTTGTGTCCGAGTTGGACCACCCCTCGATTCCCAAGGTGATCGAGGCCGGTGTCATAGGCGAAGACCCGTTCTATGTAATGACCTATGTGACCGGCGAGTCATTGCGCGCCAGGCTGGATGGCGAGAGGCAACTTCCCATCGGCGAAGTCATTCGCATTGCGACGGGCATCCTGCAGCCGATGTCGTATGCGCACGAGCGTTCGATCGTGCACCGCGATATCAAGCCGGACAACATCCTGCTGTCGGACGACAGGGTGATCGTGCTTGATTTTGGCATTGCCCGCGCAGTCGTTGCGTCCGGCGGAGACCGGCTGACGCTCACCGGGATGGCGGTTGGTACCCCCGCGTACATGAGCCCTGAGCAGGCGGTGGGTGATCGCGAGCTGGACCTTAGGAGCGACATCTATTCACTCGGATGCGTGGTGTATGAGATGATCGCCGGGGTTGCACCCTTCACTGGGGCATCTCCGCAGATTCTCATGTTCCGGCGTTTCTCCGAAACCCCGCGGGCCCTGAGTGAAACACGCGGCGATGTACCCGAAGCGCTCGAACGCGCAGTGTCGAAGGCGATGGCAAAAAAGGCGGAGGACAGATGGCATACGGCGGAAGCTTTTGCTGAAGCATTGACCGCCGCGGGGGTGACGGTTCCTGCGTCTGAAACAATAGATTCTGCGGCTGGCGATCCCGGCCAGGTAGCTACAACTGAGAGCCGGCGGGCGGACGGCCTCCTCGATCAGTTGCGATCGAGCTTCGCGGGCACCTACTCGGTGGAGGAGGAAATGAAAGGCGGAGGCATGAGCCGCCTTTTTCTTGCAACCGATCCCGAGCTTGGCAGGCGCGTCGTCATCAAGATTCTGCCCCCGGAGCTCACGAGCCAGATGATGCTGGCGAGGTTCCGGCGCGAAAGCGAAGTCACCGCGCGCCTGCAGCATCCGCACATCCTTCCGGTCATCTCGGCGGGCGTTCGGGACGGTCTCGCTCACTACGTAATGCCGTTTTTCGAGGGTGAGTCGTTGCGCGGCCGTCTTCAGCGGGAAGGAAAGCTGTCGATTGGTGATGGCGTACGAATCCTCCGTGAAGTGGCCGCCGCGCTCTCCTACGCTCACAAGCAGGGTGTCGTACACCGCGACATCAAGCCCGAAAACATTCTCATCCAGGACGGCCACGCCGTGCTCGCTGACTTCGGCATTGCGGCTGCGCTCGGCGGGCTTGGCAAGGAGAGCGGCGGCGAGCGCTTGACGGGAACGGGAATGTCGCTGGGTACTGTGGGTTACATGGCGCCAGAGCAGGCGCTTGGTGAGAAGAACGTTGATGCTCGCGCCGATATCTACGCTGTCGGTGTCGTGGGCTATGAGATTTTTGCCGGTGCGCCACCGTTTACGGGGGTGAACGATCAGGCAGTTCTCGTCGCGCATCTCACCCGCGACGCGGTACGCCTCGATGACGTTCGCGAGGACACACCGGCCGCGGTGTCCGAGGCAATCGCGAAAGCGATGCAGAAGGACCCCGACGCCAGATACCAGACTGCGGCAGAGTTTCGCGACGCACTCGAGGCGGCCGGTGGCGTCACGGTAGGGCGCACGCGGGTTTCTCCCTTGCGCGCGATTCGCAAGCTGCCTCTCAAGTGGAAGGCCGGGATTCCGGCGGCGGCGCTGGTGGCCGCTGCGGTAATCGCGATGGCCGTGCGATATAGAGCTGACTCGGTCGCTACGGAAGCGGTAACGATAGCGATTGCGCCGTTCAACGCCCTCGGCACTGGACTGGAGTTGTGGCGCGAAGGCATGGTCGATGTGATGGCCAGGAATCTCGACGGAGCGGGCCCGTTGCGAACGGTATCGCCAACTGTTGCCCTAAAGGGCTTTACTACGCCTGCGACGCGTCAATCGGCGACTGAACTGGCGCGACGTACGAATGCTGACTACGCGATCTTCGGCAGAGTGGTGGGAAGCTCCATCGATTCGGTGCGGCTATACGCCACACTCGTGAATGTCGCTACTGACGTTGCCTGGGATTATGAAGGTCGCGATGCAAATGTCGAAAGTGCGGCGGACAAGTTCACGCTGGCGGTGCTCGCCGAGCTGGAAAAAACGCACCGGATCGGAGCCTTAAGGCAGTCGTCGCTGGGCTCGGCGTCTGTTCCAGCGATCCGCGCATTTCTCCAGGGCGAACAGTTCTATCGTCGAAGCTCGTGGGATTCTGCGTCGGTCTCATATGCCCGTGCAATCGGGTTCGATAGCAACTTTTCCATTGCCCTGCGACGTGCAGCCAAGGTCGCTGGCTGGCAGCGGAATGGCAACGATTCCCTCTCGCGTATTTTCAAGCTCCGCGCGGGACGCGCAAATCGCGGGCTGTCACCCCGGGATAGTCTGCTTGTCGTAGCGGATTCACTATCGGCATCGATTGCCACTCAATCACTCGATTCACTGAACTGGAACGACGCAAGACGGTTGTTTGCGACGGTAAATCAGGCGGCTGTGAGATACCCCAACGATCCGGACGTGTGGTATGCAGTGGGGGAGGCGCGATTCCACACCGGATTTGGCAGTGGCGTGGCGGTGTCGGAGCGTGACGCTCTCCACGCGTTTGATCGGGCGATCGCACTTGATTCCGCGTTCAGTCCCGCCTACGTGCACGCAATCGAGCTTGGCTTTACCCTTGACGGCGTAGCCGCGGGGCGGCGTTATCTCAGCGCTTACCGGGCGTTGAATCCAACCGATGAGGATGCCGTCGGCTACACTATTCTGGACGAGGTTGTGCGGGCTGGACGATTGTCGCCAGCCGTGACCGACAGCGTGCTCGACAGGGCGCTCACCAACGCGGTGTTCGCTGCTTGGTATCCAATTAGGCGATGGCCGGATTCTGCGGAAACCGCGCTCCGCCTGCTACAGTCCATCGCGAGGCGTCCGCGCAACTCGCCATCGTTTGCTTCGGACTCGGGGTTACTGCAAAGGTATCTGCCTTCAAGTCTCGCCTACCGTGGGCGGTTCAGCGAGGCGTACCTTGAACTTGGCAATCGACCGTCACTGTTATTTGTCGAGATGGCTCTGCTGGGCGCTATTCCCCGCGACACCGCGTCCGCGGTCTTCGCGCGGTGGCGGAACGAAGGCGCACCGCATGCGTATTCCGCGCTCCGATGGCTCGCTGATCACCGCGAAATCGCCGCGATACAGGAACTCGCAAGTAGCGCCGATTCAGCGACGCGCTCCGGCGGCACCGTGGGCCAGCGTGCGGCCCGATACAAAGGCGAGTCGGCGCGGGCATACCTCTCTCTCGCCAAGGGGGACACCACCGATGCTCTCAAGCGATTCAACGCACTGCCCGACACTCTCTGTATGCGTTGCTATCTGGACAGGCTGACAACAGCACAACTCCTGGCCGCCCGCGGCAGGTTGCAAGAGGCGGCGGCACTCACACGCGAGCGAATCAACTCACTGCTGACGCCGTCGGAAGTATGGATAGCTCTGGAAAGAGGGAGGCTTGCCGCGAAGCTTGGAAAACGCTCAGAAGCGGCAAGGGCGTTTGCCCTTGTCGTCGACGCATGGTCGAGGGGTGATCCCAGCGTTCAACCGATGGTCGCCAGCGCACGGGCCGGTCTCGAAGCGGCGCGGGGTGCGACTGCCGCTGCACGTTGA
- a CDS encoding serine/threonine-protein kinase, with amino-acid sequence MTRSGSSDERGSNDGGLIEQLTAAFAGTYQVETEMRGGGMSRLFLTSDAELGRRIVIKILPPELTSQMMLARFRRESEVTARLQHPHIRPVISAGVRDGLACYIMPLFEGQPLRALLEREGSLPVAEGVRILTEVADALSYAHKQWVAHRDIKPENIFIQDGHAVLADFGIAAAPGGGMGNEGGERLTGTGMSLGTVGYMAPEQALGDRNVDARADIYAAGVVGYEIFAGVPPFTGPTEQAVLVAHLTRVAIRLDDVRRDTPAVLSATIEKAMQKEHVDRFQTAAEFREAARGTIAVKSKLAFRIRRMRGRQRAWKIALPIAAVAVAAIATTIAIRFRGPSASAEFVTFAVAPFNAPNATQVGCKSAISRAEALRSPTLHEPDFRTVRFPARVSQK; translated from the coding sequence GTGACGCGATCAGGAAGTTCGGACGAGCGTGGAAGCAATGACGGTGGGCTGATCGAGCAGCTGACAGCAGCGTTCGCAGGCACCTACCAAGTCGAAACGGAAATGAGGGGCGGCGGTATGAGCCGCCTGTTCCTCACTAGCGACGCCGAGCTGGGCCGGCGCATCGTTATCAAGATTCTGCCGCCCGAGCTGACGAGCCAGATGATGCTGGCACGTTTTCGCCGCGAAAGCGAAGTTACCGCGCGTCTGCAGCACCCGCATATCCGGCCGGTAATCTCCGCAGGAGTTCGTGACGGTCTCGCTTGCTATATCATGCCCTTGTTCGAGGGCCAGCCACTGCGCGCTCTGCTCGAGCGCGAGGGATCGCTTCCAGTAGCAGAAGGCGTTCGTATTCTCACCGAGGTAGCCGACGCGCTGTCCTATGCGCACAAACAGTGGGTTGCCCATCGCGACATCAAACCTGAGAACATCTTCATCCAGGATGGTCACGCTGTTCTCGCTGACTTCGGAATAGCAGCAGCACCGGGCGGAGGAATGGGCAACGAGGGCGGTGAGCGGCTCACAGGGACGGGAATGTCGCTGGGGACCGTGGGTTACATGGCGCCGGAACAGGCGCTGGGCGACAGGAATGTGGATGCCCGCGCCGACATTTATGCGGCTGGTGTCGTCGGCTATGAGATTTTTGCCGGAGTTCCCCCGTTCACAGGACCGACCGAGCAGGCGGTTCTCGTCGCGCATCTTACTCGGGTAGCGATAAGACTCGATGATGTGCGCCGCGACACGCCGGCAGTGCTCAGCGCGACGATCGAGAAGGCGATGCAGAAGGAACATGTCGATCGGTTCCAGACCGCCGCCGAGTTTCGCGAAGCTGCTCGAGGGACAATCGCGGTCAAGTCTAAGCTGGCTTTTCGAATTCGCAGGATGCGCGGGCGACAGCGGGCGTGGAAAATTGCTTTGCCGATTGCAGCCGTCGCGGTTGCAGCGATCGCGACTACGATTGCGATCCGGTTTCGGGGTCCGAGCGCTTCGGCCGAGTTTGTCACGTTCGCGGTTGCTCCGTTCAACGCGCCCAACGCCACGCAGGTTGGCTGCAAGTCGGCAATAAGCAGGGCGGAGGCGCTCAGGTCTCCAACGCTGCACGAGCCAGATTTCAGAACAGTGCGTTTTCCGGCAAGGGTGTCGCAGAAGTGA
- a CDS encoding NAD(P)/FAD-dependent oxidoreductase yields MSRSRIGRSTVIGSGPNGLAAAVELARQGMPVQVLEACETIGGGTRSGEMTLPGFVHDICSGVHPLAVASPFFSTLPLAAHGLEWIQPPASLAHPLDDGTAVTLEHSIEETCENLGRDAAAYRDLMTPLVNDWQYLISDLLGPLRVPRHPLTYAKFGLRAMLSARTLAMGHFRDERARALFAGNAAHSMLSLDQLFSASFGLVLGAAGHAAGWAIARGGSQKLANALGSYLRSIGGEIVTSSPVDSVEGLLDPHSAVLCDLTPRGVLRIAAARLPRRYCRKLERFRYDVGAFKIDWALNSPIPWKATACSRAATLHLGGTLEKIADSENAASTGQHAEKPFVILSQPSLFDNSRAPHGKHTAWGYCHVPAGSTFDMTERIENQIERFAPGFRDCIIGRKVSPPVELERYNANLVGGNINGGSQDVRQLFLRPTISLYSTPARGLYICSASTPPGGGVHGMCGYFAARRVLREC; encoded by the coding sequence TTGAGCCGGTCCCGCATTGGGCGCTCGACCGTAATCGGGTCAGGTCCGAACGGGCTCGCCGCCGCGGTGGAATTGGCGCGGCAGGGGATGCCGGTGCAGGTGCTCGAAGCGTGTGAAACGATCGGCGGAGGAACCCGTTCCGGCGAGATGACGCTGCCCGGCTTTGTCCACGACATCTGCTCTGGTGTACATCCGCTCGCAGTTGCGTCGCCGTTTTTTTCCACCTTGCCGCTGGCGGCTCACGGACTCGAGTGGATTCAGCCCCCGGCGTCTCTCGCGCATCCGCTGGACGATGGAACCGCCGTTACGCTCGAACACTCAATTGAAGAAACCTGCGAGAACCTGGGACGCGATGCTGCCGCATACCGCGATCTCATGACACCATTAGTGAATGACTGGCAGTACCTCATCTCTGACTTGCTGGGACCGCTGCGCGTTCCCCGCCATCCGCTGACGTACGCAAAATTCGGTTTGCGCGCAATGCTTTCCGCGCGTACTCTGGCAATGGGACATTTCAGGGACGAGCGCGCCCGGGCGTTATTCGCAGGAAACGCCGCCCATTCGATGCTGTCGCTCGACCAGCTCTTCTCGGCTTCGTTCGGTCTTGTTCTGGGCGCGGCTGGGCACGCGGCCGGTTGGGCGATTGCGCGCGGCGGGTCGCAGAAACTGGCGAACGCACTGGGTTCGTACCTGCGTTCGATCGGCGGCGAAATCGTCACCAGCTCGCCTGTAGACTCGGTTGAGGGCTTGCTGGATCCACACAGCGCCGTACTCTGCGATCTAACGCCGCGCGGAGTACTGAGGATTGCTGCTGCCCGTTTGCCCCGCAGGTATTGCCGCAAACTCGAGCGTTTTCGTTACGACGTTGGTGCATTCAAGATCGACTGGGCGCTGAACTCGCCAATTCCGTGGAAAGCAACAGCGTGTTCCCGCGCTGCTACGCTTCACCTCGGCGGTACTCTGGAGAAGATCGCCGATTCGGAGAACGCAGCGTCGACGGGGCAGCACGCGGAGAAGCCATTCGTCATTCTGTCGCAGCCCAGCCTGTTTGACAACAGCCGGGCTCCCCACGGAAAACACACGGCATGGGGATACTGTCACGTCCCGGCCGGTTCGACCTTCGACATGACGGAGCGTATTGAGAATCAGATTGAACGGTTCGCCCCCGGTTTTCGCGACTGCATCATCGGACGGAAGGTCTCGCCCCCCGTCGAGCTCGAGCGCTACAACGCCAACCTGGTCGGCGGTAATATCAATGGTGGCTCGCAGGACGTGCGACAGCTCTTCCTGCGACCGACCATCAGCCTCTATTCGACCCCGGCCAGAGGCCTCTATATCTGCTCCGCATCCACACCTCCAGGCGGCGGCGTCCACGGTATGTGCGGCTATTTCGCCGCGCGGAGGGTTCTCCGGGAATGCTGA